One Gossypium arboreum isolate Shixiya-1 chromosome 13, ASM2569848v2, whole genome shotgun sequence genomic window, TTGCGTCGCCTAGATATCACCGAATTGACCGAAGCTATGGCAAAGGCAGAAAATTTCTATGATGTTGGGGGAAGAAAGTTTGATAATAACAATTCTTCCAAACCCAAGTCGGGACCAAAAGACAATGGTGGGGGAAACAAGGATCAAAGGGAAAAGAGCGACGAAGGCCCAAAGTCTAGTCAAGGTAAGCCTTGGGATAGAAAAGGACCAATGAAGTGCTTTCTCTGCCAAGGCCCACATAGAATAAGTGTCTGTCCAAAGAGAGCCGCTTTTCATGCCATGGAGGCACGCAAGGAGGCCGAAGATGACACCAAAAGCCTCAATTCGATATTAGGAGGTGTCGAAGAGAAGTCAAGCAATGGGCTGATGATTGTGGACATCATCGTAGCTGGCAAAAGATTGAATGCACTTGTTGATACTAGTGCATCTGATTTATTCATGTCTAAAGAAATGGCAAAGGAACTGGGCCTTAGAATCGAGGAAGATTCGGGACGAATCAAAACGGTGAATTCAGAAAGCATTCCCATAACGGGGGTGGCAAAAGGGGTGGAACTCAAACTTGGCGAGTGGACGGGCAAAGCGACCATTAAGGTAATCCCACTTGATGATTACGATTTTGTAGTTGGATTAAGTTTACTTGATAGGCTTAATGCGGATATTCACCCTTCCGAGAACTACATGACAATCTCCGATGCAAATCAACGATATATGGTgagaatgaaaaggaagggaagCATGGAGGGAAAAACCTTATCGGCAATCCAATTTGCCAAAGGAGTCCGTCGAAATGAAGTCTCCTACCTAGCTACCTTGAGAGACAATATGGATGATAAATTTGAGGGGGAAATTCCAAAGGAAGTGGAACGGTTGCTAAAGTCATTTCAAGATGTAATGCCCATGGAGTTGCCCAAAAGATTGCCACCAAAGAGGGAGGTGGACCACAAGATTGAGCTGTTGCCCAATATCGAACCGCCAAAGAAGGGCACCATATCGAATGGCTCCACCGGAACTAGAGGAATTATGAAGCGATTGATAGAGCTTTTAGATGCGGGTTCATTAGACCATCTAAAGCCCCATTTGGTGCACCTGTGTTATTTCAAAAGAAGCATGATGGAtctttgagaatgtgcatcgcTATGTGGCCCTAAACAAAATCACTATAAAAATAGGTATCCCATTCCTCTTATTgcagatttgttcgatcaacttggTAGCGAGATGGTTTACTAAGTTGGATTTGCGATCGGGTACCACCAAGTGAGAATAGCCAAGGGATGAGCCCAAGACACTGTGTAACTAGATATGGGTCCtttgagttcttggtgatgccgtttgggttgacaaatgctccgccACATTCTCAGTACCCTAATGAATAAGGTATTACAACCTTTCTTGGATCGTTTTGTGGTTGTTTATCTTGACGATATTGTGGTATATAGTAAGACGCTCGAAGAACATGTGGGACACTTGGGAAAGTGTTCCAAACTCTACGAGAAAATGAGCTATATGTCAAAAGGAGAAATGTTCCTTTGCCCAACGAGAGGTGCCATTTCTAGGCCATATTGTGGGAGGTGGCACGATTGAATAGATGAAAGTAAAGTTCAAGCAATTGCCGATTGGGAGCCACCAACCAAGGTGACGGAGTTGCGGTCTTTCCTTGGATTAGCAAATTACTACCGCCGCTTCATTGAAGGCTATTCCAAGATAACGCACCCTTGACGGACTGTTGAAAAAGGGCAAAGTGTGGGATTGGGACCCTCGGTAAGAAAGCCTTCAACCAATGAAGCAAGCGATGACGAGTGAGCCTGTACTCGCATTGCCAAATTTTTCAAAGGCGTATGAGGTACGCAGATGCTTCAGTATGCGATTGGAGGGTGTTGATGCAAGATGGGCATCCGATTGCTTTCGAGTCGAAAGCTTAACGAGACGTAACGAAGATACACGGTCCAAGAAAAGAGATGACGGCAGTGGTGCATTGTTTACGCACATGGAGACACTATTTGCCGGGTTCCGTGTTTGTGGTATTCATCGATAATGTTGCAAATAGCTATTTCTTAACCCGAAAAAGTTGTCCCCAAGCGTGCTCGTTGGCGTGTTTTCCTAGCGAGTTTGATTTTACCATGGAATACAAGCCGGAGTGCCAACATTGTGGCCGATGCACTTAGCGAAAAATGGAATTTGCAACGATAAGCCAACCCGAGAGTCCCTTATTAGAGCGCATTCAAGAAGGATCGTCCCATGATCCCACGACCAAAAACCCGATGGAGCTTGCTAGAGATGGAAAGACAAGGCGATTTTGGCTCGAGGAGAATTACTATACACTCATGGGCGACGCCTATATGTGCCTCAACATGGGAATTTACTGAAAAGAAGTCATGAAGGAATGTCATGATTCAAAATGGGCTGGCCATCCCGAGTACACCGCACCTTGGCTCTATTGGAGGATCGATTTTATTGGCCTCACATGGGTGATGATGTGGAGACCTATGTGAAAacttgtttaatatgccaacaagataAGGTTGAGTTGAAAGCCCctgctggtttgttacaaccgttgCCCATTCCGGAGTGCCCATGGGAGAGTTTGACCATGGATTTTATCACAGGCTTGCCTAAATCTGATGGATTTGCGAGTATTTTTGTTGTGGTGGATAGGTTTTCGAAGTATGCAACTTTCATCCCCGCAACCAAGGAGTGTCTCACGAGGAGGCACTCGCTTATTCCTTAAACATGTGGTGAAGTATTGGGGAGTACCACAATCTATCATCGATGATCGAAATGGGCGATTCACGGTCGATTTTGGACAGAGTTGTTCAAGTTAATGGGCTCAGACCTAAACTTTTCCACTAGCAtgcatccacaaaccgatgggcaAACCGAACAAGTGAATGCATTGTTGGAGACGATCTTCGACACTATGTAAGTGCAACACAAAAGGATTGGCCAAAGTTGTTGGATGTGGCCCGTTTTCATACAATTTACAACGAAGTGGGGCAACGAACGAGTCCGTTTGAGATAGTGACGGGCAATGTACCGCTTACACCCAATGCGCTTGCAACTCGTTATGCAGACCAATCCAGCACTTATCGATTTGCAAGGGATTGGCAAGAACAAAACGATCTAGCTAGAGCTTGTCTACATAAGGCAAGTAAGAGCAACAAGAAATGGGCGACCAAAATCGAAGGACGTGCAATTTCGTGTTGGTGACCCGCCTTGCCAAACTACACCGATTCTGCGACATGATGGGTTACACAAAGGACTGCTTCGGCGGTATGAGGGCCATTTCGAATTGTGAAGAAGGTAGGCAAGGTGGCCTACAAGCTTGAGTTGCTGAAAAGCTTAAAGTTCATCCAAGATTCCATGTGAGTATGCTTAAGCCATTCCATGAAGATGGAGGAGACCCAAATCAAGCAAGTCGAACGAGCACCAATGGGGTAAAAGTCGCCTATGATCGAGAGGTCGAGAACATTGAAGCGGATCGTATGGTCAGACGTAAGTGCTACCGGCCGCGGCGCGAATACTTAGTCCGATGGAAGGGATTCCCGGATAGTGAGATGAGTTGGGAACCTGCTGAAGCCTTGTGGCAATTCCAAGACAAGATAGATCGATACTATGCGGAAGACGCGACGAGGGCGTCGCTAGATTTGGTggggagaatgtcatgggttgCGATGGGAGCCCGCAACCATGACACATCTGTGTGAACTATCAAGAAGGAAGGAGGTTATTTGGCCCAATCGCATCGGCcattgcttgaagagattgaaggcccATCTGCAAGTTAGACAAATATAGAAACATGATCTcacaagatattattttataagattacatatctcggataagatatgtaatcttagaagatatgattttatatttggtggtaggtgccttttaatcttagccattgatgtacttaattttgtactgttggatttggagaggctcaactataaataagagacctcttcctcattgtaaatcacttgagttttgagcaataagaattcttgagagcattcactcaaatctctctcttgtgttcttattttctttgGCTTGTTCTTGTTTCGTTCTTCTTTCATCTTGTTTGGCTTTAAGGTGCTTTCGCTtaagttgtgttttgggaagaattCATTG contains:
- the LOC128286818 gene encoding uncharacterized protein LOC128286818, whose protein sequence is METRGRARKASRSRICLSSLEIRVVNLEESVGDMKETLEEVLTRMEELREDSKEFVLDSLRSTSDKLTGRDEALEALLTAMKEEIAELKGSSNLSAREVDNFLWELEQYFRAIGIEDDATKVNTASIYFSDVALLWWRRRSTDEKRGGTTIGTWEEFQRELKKQFYPQHAKKEARAKLHRLTQQGTVRDYVREFSELMLQISDLNEKEAFYWFEDGLKMWAKQELRRLDITELTEAMAKAENFYDVGGRKFDNNNSSKPKSGPKDNGGGNKDQREKSDEGPKSSQGKPWDRKGPMKCFLCQGPHRISVCPKRAAFHAMEARKEAEDDTKSLNSILGGVEEKSSNGLMIVDIIVAGKRLNALVDTSASDLFMSKEMAKELGLRIEEDSGRIKTVNSESIPITGVAKGVELKLGEWTGKATIKVIPLDDYDFVVGLSLLDRLNADIHPSENYMTISDANQRYMVRMKRKGSMEGKTLSAIQFAKGVRRNEVSYLATLRDNMDDKFEGEIPKEVERLLKSFQDVMPMELPKRLPPKREVDHKIELLPNIEPPKKGTISNGSTGTRGIMKRLIELLDAGSLDHLKPHLVHLCYFKRSMMDL